A region of Mycolicibacterium brumae DNA encodes the following proteins:
- a CDS encoding ABC transporter ATP-binding protein produces the protein MIELRGLTKHYGSTVAVDDLTATIEPGVVTGFLGPNGAGKSTTMRMILGLDRPDAGSATIDGRRYRDLDRPLRTVGALLDARQFQPTRSVRAHLRWIAAADGIPAARVDEVLGQVGLDSVAGRKAGTLSLGMCQRFGIAGALLGDPRVLLFDEPVNGLDPEGIRWVRTLMRDLAAEGRTVLVSSHLLSEMADTADQLLVIGRGRLVAATSVADFTAGASASAVRVRSPQRAELRDVLTHAGHTVSDDGDALIVADTGPETVGELAAAHGLTLHELTARRASLEQAYLEVTEAVTDYQGRSR, from the coding sequence GTGATCGAACTCCGCGGCCTGACAAAGCATTACGGCTCGACGGTGGCCGTCGACGACCTGACCGCCACCATCGAACCGGGTGTCGTCACCGGCTTCCTCGGCCCCAACGGGGCCGGGAAATCCACCACCATGCGGATGATCCTCGGCCTGGACCGCCCCGACGCGGGCAGCGCCACCATCGACGGTCGCCGCTACCGGGACCTGGACCGGCCGCTGCGCACCGTCGGCGCGCTGCTGGACGCCCGGCAGTTCCAGCCGACCCGGTCGGTGCGTGCCCACCTGCGCTGGATCGCCGCCGCGGACGGCATCCCGGCCGCCCGGGTCGATGAGGTGCTCGGCCAGGTCGGTCTCGACTCGGTCGCCGGGCGCAAGGCCGGAACGCTGTCGCTGGGGATGTGCCAGCGCTTCGGCATCGCCGGCGCGCTGCTCGGCGACCCGCGGGTGCTGCTGTTCGACGAACCGGTCAACGGATTGGATCCCGAGGGCATCCGCTGGGTGCGGACCCTGATGCGCGACCTGGCCGCCGAGGGCCGCACCGTGCTGGTGTCCTCGCATCTGCTCTCGGAGATGGCCGACACCGCCGACCAGCTGCTGGTCATCGGCCGCGGACGACTGGTCGCCGCCACCTCGGTCGCCGACTTCACCGCGGGCGCCTCCGCGTCGGCGGTGCGGGTGCGCAGCCCGCAGCGCGCCGAACTGCGTGACGTCTTGACCCACGCCGGGCACACCGTCTCCGACGACGGGGACGCGCTGATCGTCGCGGACACCGGCCCCGAGACCGTCGGCGAACTCGCCGCGGCCCACGGGCTGACGTTGCACGAGCTGACCGCGCGGCGGGCCTCGCTGGAGCAGGCCTAC